A section of the Triticum dicoccoides isolate Atlit2015 ecotype Zavitan chromosome 7A, WEW_v2.0, whole genome shotgun sequence genome encodes:
- the LOC119330838 gene encoding histone H3.2 gives MARTKQTARKSTGGKAPRKQLATKAARKSAPATGGVKKPHRFRPGTVALREIRKYQKSTELLIRKLPFQRLVREIAQDFKTDLRFQSSAVSALQEAAEAYLVGLFEDTNLCAIHAKRVTIMPKDIQLARRIRGERA, from the coding sequence ATGGCCCGCACGAAGCAGACGGCGCGCAAGTCCACCGGCGGCAAGGCGCCGAGGAAGCAGCTGGCCACCAAGGCGGCGCGCAAGTCGGCCCCGGCCACCGGCGGCGTCAAGAAGCCCCACCGCTTCCGCCCCGGCACCGTCGCGCTCCGGGAGATCCGCAAGTACCAGAAGAGCACGGAGCTGCTCATCCGCAAGCTCCCCTTCCAGCGCCTCGTCCGCGAGATCGCGCAGGACTTCAAGACCGACCTcaggttccagagctccgccgtctCCGCCCTGCAGGAGGCCGCCGAGGCGTACCTGGTGGGGCTCTTCGAGGACACCAACCTGTGCGCCATCCACGCCAAGCGCGTCACcatcatgcccaaggacatccagCTCGCCCGCCGCATCCGCGGGGAGCGCGCCTAG
- the LOC119329954 gene encoding cysteine synthase-like encodes MATGEGADGTGRRGVPSLLQDGGTGQDEHIASDVTQLIGWTPLIELRRIAGKEGVGARIVGKIEAYQPLCSVKDRSALRMIEDAEEKGLISPGVTTLVEPTSGNLGLGLVLIALSKGYRFVAVMPGQYSLDKQILLRYMGAELFITDPTLGFPGITDKVEQLKKELPNVYVLDQFSNPANPDAHIRMTGPEIWKDTAGKVDIFVAGSGSGGTVSGVGKYLKMQNPNVKIICVEPTESSVISGGEPGKHKIQGIGPGFLPEILDTSVIDETVTVTTEDAMVNARRLAMEEGLLVGISSGANLAACLKVAAREENKGKMIVTMFPSGGERYMNSDLFAAVREECIAMTF; translated from the exons CAGGAGAGGGGTCCCTTCCTTGCTCCAGGACGGCGGGACCGGGCAGGACGAGCACATCGCGTCCGACGTCACCCAG CTGATAGGGTGGACGCCGCTGATCGAGCTGAGGCGGATCGCCGGGAAGGAGGGGGTGGGTGCGCGCATCGTCGGCAAGATCGAGGCCTATCAGCCCCTCTGCTCCGTCAAGGACCGCAGCGCTCTCAG GATGATCGAGGATGCTGAAGAGAAAGGGCTGATTTCACCAGGTGTCACGACTCTAGTCGAGCCGACCAGCGGTAATTTGGGCCTGGGATTGGTTCTGATTGCCCTAAGCAAAGGCTACAGGTTCGTCGCGGTGATGCCGGGCCAATACTCGCTTGATAAGCAGATCTTGTTGAGATACATGGGTGCTGAGTTGTTCATAACTG ATCCAACACTTGGGTTCCCAGGAATAACCGACAAGGTCGAACAGCTCAAGAAAGAATTACCGAATGTATACGTTCTTGATCAGTTCTCAAATCCAGCAAATCCTGATGCACACATCAGAATGACTG GACCTGAGATTTGGAAGGATACTGCTGGCAAGGTGGACATATTTGTTGCTGGTTCAGGCTCAGGAGGCACGGTATCTGGTGTCGGAAAGTATCTGAAGATGCAAAACCCAAATGTGAAGATCATTTGTGTGGAACCTACAGAGAGTTCAGTTATTTCAG gtggggaaccaggaAAACATAAAATCCAGGGAATAGGACCAGGATTCTTACCTGAGATCTTGGACACCTCGGTCATTGATGAAACGGTCACCGTGACCACCGAGGACGCAATGGTGAATGCGAGGAGGTTGGCAATGGAAGAAGGCCTGCTTGTGGGCATATCTTCTGGGGCAAACCTGGCAGCTTGCTTGAAG GTTGCAGCGAGAGAAGAGAACAAGGGGAAGATGATTGTGACCATGTTCCCGAGCGGGGGCGAGAGATACATGAACTCGGACCTCTTTGCAGCTGTAAGAGAAGAGTGTATTGCCATGACCTTTTGA